In Stutzerimonas stutzeri, a genomic segment contains:
- the gcl gene encoding glyoxylate carboligase: MARMRAIDAAVAVLRKEGIDTAFGIPGAAINPLYSALRADGSIRHILARHVEGASHMAEGYTRTKAGNIGVCIGTSGPAGTDMITGLYSAWADSIPILCITGQAPRARLYKEDFQAVDIESIAKPVTKWAVTVREPALVPRVFQQAFHVMRSGRPGPVLIDLPFDVQMAEIEFDVETYEPLSVYKPAATRKQVEKAIDMLCAAERPLIVAGGGIYNAGAEALLVEFAETVGVPVIPTLMGWGSIPDDHPLMAGMCGLQTSHRYGNANMLASDFVLGIGNRWANRHTGSVEVYTKDRKFVHVDIEPTQIGRVFSPDFGITSDAGAALELFVEVAKERKAAGKLPDRNAWAADCQERKRTLLRKTHFDSVPMKPQRVYQCMNNAFGKDACYVSTIGLSQIAAAQFLHVYKPRHWINCGQAGPLGWTIPAALGVVAADPTRKVVALSGDYDFQFMIEELAVGAQFKLPYIHILVNNAYLGLIRQAQRGFEMDYCVQLGFENINAEQQGMEGYGVDHVAVVEGLGCKAIRVFKQEELQPAIEQAQAWMAEHQVPVVIEVILERVTNIAMGTEIDAINEFEPLAEGREDAPTAVALLD, encoded by the coding sequence ATGGCCCGAATGAGAGCAATCGACGCTGCAGTAGCGGTGTTGCGCAAAGAAGGCATCGATACCGCCTTCGGCATCCCCGGTGCCGCGATCAACCCGCTGTATTCCGCCCTGCGCGCTGACGGCAGCATCCGCCACATCCTGGCGCGCCACGTTGAAGGCGCGTCGCACATGGCCGAAGGCTACACCCGCACCAAGGCCGGCAATATCGGCGTGTGCATCGGCACCTCCGGCCCTGCCGGCACTGACATGATCACCGGCCTCTACTCTGCCTGGGCTGATTCCATCCCGATTCTCTGCATCACCGGCCAGGCACCGCGTGCGCGTCTGTACAAAGAAGATTTCCAGGCCGTGGACATCGAGTCCATCGCCAAGCCGGTTACCAAGTGGGCAGTAACCGTACGCGAGCCGGCACTGGTGCCGCGCGTATTCCAGCAAGCCTTCCACGTGATGCGCTCCGGTCGTCCTGGCCCCGTATTGATCGACTTGCCATTCGACGTGCAGATGGCGGAGATCGAGTTCGACGTTGAAACCTACGAGCCGCTCTCAGTCTACAAGCCGGCTGCTACTCGTAAGCAAGTCGAGAAAGCCATCGACATGCTCTGCGCCGCCGAGCGTCCACTGATCGTTGCCGGCGGTGGTATCTACAACGCTGGCGCGGAAGCCTTGCTGGTTGAGTTTGCCGAGACCGTTGGTGTGCCGGTAATCCCGACCCTGATGGGCTGGGGTTCGATCCCCGATGACCATCCGCTGATGGCGGGCATGTGCGGCCTGCAGACCAGCCACCGCTACGGCAACGCGAACATGCTGGCCTCCGACTTCGTGCTCGGCATCGGCAACCGTTGGGCCAACCGCCACACCGGTTCAGTCGAGGTCTACACCAAGGACCGCAAATTCGTACACGTCGATATCGAACCGACCCAGATTGGTCGGGTGTTCTCGCCGGACTTCGGTATCACGTCCGACGCCGGTGCCGCGTTGGAGCTGTTCGTTGAAGTCGCCAAGGAACGCAAAGCGGCTGGCAAGTTGCCAGATCGCAACGCCTGGGCCGCCGATTGCCAGGAGCGCAAGCGCACCCTGCTGCGCAAGACGCACTTCGACTCGGTGCCGATGAAGCCGCAGCGCGTTTACCAGTGCATGAACAACGCGTTCGGCAAGGATGCCTGCTACGTCAGCACCATTGGCCTGTCGCAGATCGCCGCCGCGCAGTTCCTGCACGTCTACAAGCCGCGCCACTGGATCAACTGTGGTCAGGCCGGCCCGCTCGGTTGGACCATCCCGGCAGCGCTCGGTGTGGTTGCGGCGGACCCGACTCGCAAGGTGGTGGCGCTCTCGGGCGACTACGACTTCCAATTCATGATCGAGGAATTGGCCGTGGGTGCGCAGTTCAAGCTGCCCTACATCCACATTCTGGTGAACAACGCCTACCTGGGCCTGATTCGCCAGGCGCAGCGCGGCTTTGAGATGGATTACTGCGTGCAGCTGGGCTTCGAGAACATCAATGCCGAGCAGCAGGGCATGGAAGGTTACGGCGTCGACCACGTCGCGGTGGTCGAGGGTCTGGGCTGCAAGGCGATCCGCGTGTTCAAGCAGGAAGAACTGCAACCGGCGATCGAACAGGCCCAAGCGTGGATGGCCGAGCACCAGGTACCGGTCGTGATTGAAGTGATCCTGGAACGCGTGACCAACATCGCCATGGGCACCGAAATCGACGCCATCAACGAATTCGAGCCGTTGGCCGAAGGCCGTGAAGACGCACCGACCGCGGTCGCGCTGCTGGATTGA
- a CDS encoding LysR family transcriptional regulator: MDRYTTLQSFVLVAENGSFAAAALKEGVTPVVMGRRLDALERHLGVKLMHRSTRGLALTDLGEQYLERARGLLKDFDEADASISHDRTSVRGHLVISAPAAFGRRHIGPHAPAFQARYPDLQLSFNFTDSVVDLVRHGYDMGIRIGEVTDPNYVAIKLFPNRRVVCGAPYYFERQGVPRTLEDLTRHNCLAFNLQGGQQRGWTFLRDGKQVAVRVSGNLDCNDGELLFDWVKQGIGIGWRSTWEIQAELKRGELVTVLDEFALPAYDIQAVYPQQRYLPAKVRFFIDYLKGIYNAPGYWEVR; encoded by the coding sequence ATGGATCGCTACACCACATTGCAAAGCTTCGTCTTGGTCGCCGAAAACGGCAGCTTTGCGGCCGCTGCCCTGAAGGAAGGCGTTACGCCCGTGGTCATGGGCCGCCGGCTCGATGCGCTGGAGCGGCACCTGGGCGTAAAGCTGATGCATCGGTCCACGCGCGGGCTGGCATTGACCGACCTGGGCGAGCAGTACCTGGAGCGCGCGCGAGGACTGCTCAAGGATTTTGATGAGGCGGACGCCAGCATCAGCCACGACCGCACCTCGGTGCGTGGGCACTTAGTGATTTCGGCCCCGGCTGCGTTCGGGCGGCGCCATATCGGGCCGCATGCACCGGCGTTCCAAGCGCGCTACCCCGACCTGCAGCTGTCCTTCAATTTCACCGACAGCGTTGTCGACCTGGTCCGCCACGGCTATGACATGGGCATTCGCATTGGTGAGGTAACCGATCCCAACTACGTCGCCATCAAGCTGTTTCCCAATCGCCGCGTGGTCTGTGGCGCACCTTATTACTTCGAGCGGCAGGGCGTGCCGCGCACCTTGGAAGACCTGACGCGACACAATTGCCTGGCCTTCAACCTGCAGGGCGGGCAGCAGCGTGGCTGGACCTTTCTGCGCGACGGCAAGCAAGTGGCGGTACGGGTCTCGGGCAACCTCGACTGCAACGATGGCGAGCTGTTGTTCGACTGGGTCAAGCAGGGCATCGGCATCGGCTGGCGCTCGACCTGGGAAATCCAGGCCGAACTCAAGCGCGGCGAGCTGGTGACGGTGCTCGACGAGTTCGCGCTCCCGGCCTACGACATCCAGGCCGTGTACCCGCAGCAGCGCTATCTACCGGCCAAGGTGCGTTTCTTCATCGACTATCTGAAGGGCATCTACAACGCACCGGGCTACTGGGAAGTGCGCTGA
- the hyi gene encoding hydroxypyruvate isomerase yields MPRFAANLSMLFTEMDFLDRFAAAAEAGFSGVEYLFPYDYPAEEIKARLDANGLTQVLFNLPAGDWANGDRGVACDPARVEEFRAGVDQAIAYAKVLGNTQINCLAGIAPKGADLGKLEMTFIENLRYAAKKLEAEGIRLIMEMINTRDIPRFFLNNTSQALEIRDKVGSTNLFLQYDIYHMQIMEGDLARTIENNLALINHVQLADNPGRNEPGTGEINYRFLFEHLDRIGYQGWVGCEYKPATTTAAGLGWMKAHNAI; encoded by the coding sequence ATGCCCCGCTTTGCCGCCAACCTGTCCATGCTGTTTACCGAGATGGACTTTCTCGACCGCTTCGCCGCCGCTGCCGAAGCCGGTTTCAGCGGTGTCGAATACCTCTTCCCTTACGACTACCCGGCCGAGGAGATCAAGGCACGGCTGGACGCCAACGGTCTGACCCAGGTGCTGTTCAACCTGCCAGCCGGCGACTGGGCCAACGGCGACCGCGGCGTGGCCTGCGATCCAGCCCGGGTCGAGGAATTCCGTGCCGGTGTCGACCAGGCGATCGCTTACGCCAAGGTGCTGGGCAATACCCAGATCAACTGCCTGGCGGGCATCGCGCCGAAGGGCGCTGACCTGGGCAAGCTGGAAATGACCTTCATCGAGAACCTGCGCTATGCGGCGAAGAAGCTCGAAGCCGAGGGCATCCGCCTGATCATGGAAATGATCAACACCCGCGACATCCCGCGCTTCTTCCTCAACAACACCTCGCAGGCGTTGGAGATTCGCGACAAGGTCGGTAGCACCAACCTTTTCCTGCAGTACGACATCTACCACATGCAGATCATGGAAGGAGACCTGGCGCGGACCATCGAAAACAACCTGGCGCTGATCAACCACGTGCAGCTGGCTGACAACCCCGGCCGCAACGAACCGGGCACCGGCGAGATCAACTACCGGTTCCTGTTCGAACATCTGGACCGCATCGGTTACCAGGGCTGGGTCGGCTGCGAGTACAAGCCGGCCACCACCACCGCTGCCGGCCTCGGCTGGATGAAAGCGCATAACGCCATCTGA
- a CDS encoding GlcG/HbpS family heme-binding protein: MRIAATLSLLTLALLNPALSANAATPAPITQQNVSLALADGLIQATLDQCHAENRTAVVAVVDRGGNLVALHRDDNVGPHNTLAAQRKAYTALSSKTPTRLFAERAAATPDAANLNSLDELLLLGGGVPLKVGDEVIGAIGVAGAGGAKNDEACAMAAIEKLLPSSH, translated from the coding sequence ATGCGTATCGCAGCCACACTGTCATTGCTGACGCTGGCATTACTTAACCCGGCCCTAAGCGCCAACGCCGCCACGCCAGCACCGATCACCCAGCAGAACGTCTCGCTGGCCCTGGCCGACGGCCTGATCCAGGCCACGCTGGACCAGTGCCACGCGGAAAACCGCACGGCAGTGGTCGCGGTGGTCGATCGCGGCGGCAACCTGGTCGCCCTGCACCGGGACGACAACGTCGGCCCGCACAACACCCTCGCGGCGCAGCGCAAGGCCTACACCGCGCTGTCGAGCAAGACCCCGACCCGCCTGTTCGCTGAACGCGCCGCCGCTACGCCGGACGCCGCCAACCTCAACTCGTTGGATGAACTGTTGCTGCTCGGCGGTGGCGTGCCGCTGAAGGTCGGGGACGAGGTGATTGGTGCCATCGGCGTGGCCGGTGCCGGCGGTGCCAAGAACGACGAGGCCTGCGCCATGGCCGCCATCGAAAAACTGCTGCCCTCCTCCCACTGA
- a CDS encoding 2-hydroxy-3-oxopropionate reductase, producing MAKIGFIGTGIMGLPMAQNLQKAGHNIFVPTHHDPAPAALIEGGAVALANPKEVAQEVEFIIVMVPDTPHVEDVLFRENGIAEGVGPNKLVIDMSSISPSATKQFAEKINATGARYLDAPVSGGEVGAKAASLSIMVGGSEESFARALPLFQAMGKNITLVGENGDGQTAKVANQIIVALNIQAVGEALLFAAKNGADPARVREALMGGFAGSKILEVHGERMIKGTFDPGFRISLHQKDLNLALAGARELGLNLPNTANAQQVFSTCAAIGGSGWDHSALIKGLEHMANFSIRKN from the coding sequence ATGGCTAAGATTGGATTTATCGGTACCGGCATCATGGGCCTGCCCATGGCTCAGAACCTGCAGAAAGCCGGCCACAACATTTTCGTTCCCACCCACCATGACCCGGCACCGGCCGCGCTCATCGAAGGTGGCGCAGTCGCCCTGGCCAACCCGAAGGAAGTGGCCCAGGAAGTTGAATTCATCATCGTCATGGTGCCGGACACCCCACATGTCGAAGATGTGCTGTTCCGCGAGAACGGTATCGCCGAAGGCGTAGGCCCGAACAAGCTGGTGATCGACATGAGCTCGATCTCTCCCAGCGCCACCAAGCAGTTCGCCGAGAAGATCAACGCCACTGGTGCCCGTTACCTCGACGCCCCTGTGTCTGGCGGTGAAGTCGGCGCCAAAGCGGCGTCCCTGTCGATCATGGTCGGCGGAAGCGAGGAAAGTTTCGCCCGCGCCCTGCCGTTGTTCCAGGCCATGGGCAAGAACATCACCCTGGTCGGAGAGAACGGTGACGGCCAGACGGCCAAGGTCGCCAACCAGATCATCGTTGCGCTGAACATTCAGGCGGTGGGTGAAGCCCTGCTGTTCGCCGCGAAGAACGGTGCTGATCCGGCCCGCGTCCGTGAGGCACTCATGGGCGGTTTCGCCGGCTCGAAAATTCTCGAAGTGCACGGCGAGCGCATGATCAAGGGCACCTTCGACCCGGGCTTCCGCATCAGCCTGCATCAGAAGGACCTGAACCTGGCGTTGGCCGGTGCACGCGAGCTGGGCCTGAATTTGCCTAACACCGCCAACGCCCAGCAGGTGTTCAGCACCTGCGCGGCGATCGGTGGCAGCGGCTGGGACCACTCGGCATTGATCAAGGGCCTGGAGCACATGGCCAACTTTTCGATCCGCAAGAACTGA
- the uraH gene encoding hydroxyisourate hydrolase, whose product MKALRSITAGLMLSGLSGLTLAAGNPLSVHVLNLENGLPSPDVRVTLEQRQGDAWKSLNSGETNAQGRITALYPEGKTLEKGTYRVTFMTGDWFAAQKASSFFPEVPVIFEANGSVEHYHIPLLLSPYGFSTYRGN is encoded by the coding sequence ATGAAAGCACTACGTTCAATCACCGCCGGTTTGATGCTCAGCGGTCTGTCCGGTCTGACCCTGGCCGCCGGCAACCCGCTCAGCGTGCATGTGCTCAATCTGGAAAACGGCCTGCCGTCACCGGACGTCCGCGTCACGCTGGAACAACGTCAGGGTGACGCGTGGAAATCACTTAACAGCGGCGAGACCAACGCTCAAGGTCGGATCACTGCGCTGTATCCCGAAGGCAAGACACTGGAGAAAGGCACCTACCGCGTCACCTTCATGACCGGCGATTGGTTCGCCGCGCAGAAGGCCAGCTCCTTTTTCCCGGAGGTTCCGGTGATCTTCGAAGCCAATGGCAGCGTCGAGCACTATCACATCCCGCTGCTACTAAGCCCCTACGGCTTCTCCACCTACCGCGGCAACTAA